The Sedimentisphaera salicampi genome includes a region encoding these proteins:
- a CDS encoding glycoside hydrolase family 2 TIM barrel-domain containing protein, with protein sequence MRFKISLITVLFVSFLCLAQNDWENQNVISINKLAPRAGIVPFTSLQDAQELEEEKSERYLSLNGVWKFKLSETFESSPKDFFKPEFDVGGWDEIEVPSCWQMQGFGKPIYTNVRYPFEKKPPFIEPRYDNTNTVGSYRREFTLPESWTGKRIVVHFGGVNSAFYLWVNGEKVGYSQGSWTPAEFDITDYVQAGGNTISAKVFRWSDGSYLEDQDGWRMSGIFRKVYLIAQNRLSITDMNIVTDLDKLYKDAVVKASFTVLNAGEKASSPAEIKAQITGEKGEAAAEAKVAVPAIKPGERGEVKTYIRVEAPKKWTAETPNLYSFTASLNSQQDKEFAGLKIGFREIEIKDQQVFVNGEPVIFKGVNRVEHSETGGKKVSYEQLKKEILLMKRNNINVVRTAHYPANEELCELCDEYGIYVVDEANLESHEYGFHNNKLALDPSWEEAHLDRIRSLIYRDRNHPSVIFWSHGNEAGTNRNLIEMDKLARRLDPSRPTHYHIEAKQKVFDTLGGPRYRSLEELKKIALNGDSRPFLLNEFAHAMGNAMGSLTEYTEMFEKHKRLIGGCIWDWIDQGIAREKNGREYWAYGGDFGDKPNSGNFCINGVILPDLSVTGKLMEVKKAFQPIIFEGVNLGDKLIRIENRYDFTNLSELDFWWRILEDGRQIQAGILEGVEAEPNTKTSPLKVGFDSSGFKQGSEYVLELSARTAKDMNWADKGFEIAFGQFVVQRSDFKPRLGKQGELECSALDKEFDVSGEGFTASFDIAEGILSSLSYEGAEVIQTGPKGHFWRAPTDNDNKGFKKQWREAGLDKLRRTVLDVDYVPSDKMAVVTVKAMYSEDLQIKEPIGWETQEQYTVYPCGSIQVDMQMRPFGKMPENLPRLGSLMIAPKGFDNFQWYGKGPMHSYPDRKEGQKLGIYSGSVSEQFVPYPRPQEFGNKSLVRWFTLKNDAGQGFKVAGRQALNVTVSHFSDEDLTSASHLYELEKQDRCFVNVDYANAPVGNQSCGNVLPLEKYRLKPQSVDYGFVIQPCE encoded by the coding sequence ATGCGTTTTAAGATTTCTTTAATCACCGTTCTTTTTGTATCATTTCTTTGTCTTGCTCAGAACGACTGGGAAAACCAGAATGTAATTTCAATTAACAAGCTTGCCCCTAGGGCGGGTATTGTGCCGTTCACAAGCTTGCAGGATGCACAAGAGCTTGAGGAGGAAAAGTCCGAAAGGTATCTCTCGCTCAACGGGGTCTGGAAGTTTAAGCTTTCAGAAACCTTCGAATCGAGCCCGAAGGATTTCTTTAAGCCCGAGTTTGATGTTGGAGGCTGGGATGAGATAGAAGTTCCCTCTTGCTGGCAGATGCAGGGTTTCGGCAAGCCTATATACACGAACGTCCGCTATCCATTCGAAAAGAAGCCCCCGTTTATTGAACCGAGATACGATAATACTAACACCGTAGGCTCATACCGCAGGGAATTCACTCTGCCGGAAAGCTGGACCGGCAAGAGGATTGTTGTGCATTTCGGCGGTGTAAACTCAGCGTTTTACCTCTGGGTAAACGGCGAAAAGGTTGGCTACAGTCAGGGCAGCTGGACGCCCGCTGAATTCGATATCACCGATTATGTCCAAGCCGGCGGGAATACAATATCAGCGAAGGTTTTCCGCTGGTCAGATGGTTCATACCTTGAAGATCAGGACGGCTGGCGGATGAGCGGGATTTTCCGCAAGGTATATCTTATCGCCCAGAACAGGCTCAGCATAACCGATATGAACATTGTAACCGATCTGGACAAGCTCTACAAAGATGCAGTGGTAAAGGCGTCTTTTACAGTACTCAACGCAGGCGAGAAGGCTTCCAGCCCCGCTGAGATAAAAGCTCAAATCACCGGGGAAAAAGGTGAGGCCGCCGCAGAGGCGAAGGTTGCAGTTCCTGCAATAAAGCCCGGAGAGAGAGGCGAGGTAAAAACATACATCCGCGTTGAGGCTCCGAAGAAATGGACCGCCGAAACGCCAAATCTCTACAGCTTCACTGCTTCTTTGAACTCCCAGCAGGATAAGGAGTTTGCTGGGCTTAAGATTGGTTTCAGGGAGATTGAAATCAAAGACCAGCAGGTTTTCGTTAACGGCGAGCCTGTGATATTTAAGGGTGTCAACAGGGTTGAGCACAGCGAGACAGGCGGTAAGAAAGTTTCTTATGAGCAGCTCAAAAAGGAAATCCTCCTTATGAAGCGCAATAACATCAACGTTGTTCGAACCGCCCATTATCCTGCAAATGAAGAGCTCTGCGAGCTTTGCGATGAATACGGGATTTACGTAGTGGATGAGGCGAATCTTGAGAGCCATGAATACGGCTTCCACAACAACAAGCTCGCCCTTGATCCAAGCTGGGAAGAAGCACATTTAGACAGGATCCGAAGCCTTATCTACCGAGACAGAAATCATCCCAGCGTTATATTCTGGTCTCACGGGAACGAAGCGGGTACAAACAGAAATCTCATCGAGATGGACAAGCTCGCCCGCAGGCTCGATCCTTCAAGACCTACCCATTACCATATTGAGGCCAAGCAGAAGGTATTTGATACGCTGGGAGGCCCGAGATACCGCTCCCTCGAGGAGCTCAAGAAAATCGCCCTCAACGGCGATTCACGCCCGTTCCTGCTCAACGAATTCGCCCACGCCATGGGCAATGCAATGGGCAGTCTCACAGAATACACCGAGATGTTCGAAAAGCACAAACGCCTCATCGGCGGCTGCATCTGGGATTGGATAGATCAGGGCATAGCACGTGAGAAGAACGGCCGGGAATACTGGGCATACGGAGGCGATTTCGGCGATAAGCCGAATTCAGGCAATTTCTGCATCAACGGCGTTATCCTGCCCGACCTTTCCGTAACGGGCAAACTGATGGAGGTGAAGAAGGCCTTCCAGCCGATTATCTTTGAAGGAGTGAACCTTGGCGATAAGCTCATAAGGATCGAAAACAGATACGACTTTACAAACTTAAGCGAGCTTGATTTCTGGTGGCGCATCCTTGAAGACGGCAGGCAGATTCAGGCCGGCATCCTTGAAGGCGTTGAGGCAGAGCCGAACACAAAGACAAGCCCTTTGAAGGTGGGCTTTGATTCATCCGGCTTCAAGCAGGGCAGTGAGTATGTTTTAGAGCTCTCAGCCCGCACTGCGAAGGATATGAACTGGGCGGATAAGGGCTTTGAGATCGCATTCGGGCAGTTTGTTGTTCAGCGGTCTGATTTTAAGCCCAGATTGGGAAAACAGGGCGAGCTTGAATGCAGCGCTCTGGACAAGGAGTTTGATGTGTCAGGCGAGGGCTTCACTGCGAGCTTTGATATAGCAGAGGGCATTTTGAGCAGTCTGAGCTACGAGGGCGCTGAGGTGATTCAGACAGGCCCGAAAGGCCATTTCTGGCGGGCGCCCACAGATAATGATAATAAGGGGTTCAAGAAGCAGTGGCGAGAGGCAGGGCTCGACAAGCTCAGGAGAACAGTGCTGGATGTGGATTATGTGCCTTCGGATAAGATGGCCGTGGTTACTGTGAAGGCTATGTACAGCGAAGACCTTCAGATTAAAGAGCCAATTGGCTGGGAAACCCAAGAGCAATACACCGTTTACCCCTGCGGAAGCATTCAGGTGGATATGCAGATGAGGCCGTTTGGCAAAATGCCCGAAAACCTGCCCCGTTTAGGCAGTCTGATGATTGCCCCGAAGGGATTTGATAATTTCCAGTGGTACGGCAAAGGCCCCATGCACAGCTATCCGGACAGAAAGGAAGGTCAGAAGCTCGGGATATATTCAGGCAGTGTTTCGGAGCAGTTTGTCCCGTATCCCCGACCGCAGGAATTCGGGAATAAGTCTCTTGTGAGGTGGTTTACGCTCAAAAACGATGCAGGCCAAGGCTTCAAAGTTGCGGGCAGGCAGGCACTTAATGTTACCGTTTCGCATTTCTCAGATGAGGATCTAACCTCCGCAAGCCATCTTTACGAGCTTGAGAAGCAGGACAGATGCTTTGTGAATGTTGATTATGCAAACGCTCCAGTGGGCAATCAGAGCTGCGGGAATGTGCTCCCTCTGGAGAAATACCGCCTCAAGCCGCAGAGTGTAGATTACGGCTTCGTTATCCAGCCCTGCGAATAA
- a CDS encoding type II toxin-antitoxin system YafQ family toxin, translating into MKISFHNQFKNDFRKVSKHGKDPRKLENVIELICSEAVLPDNYKDHSLKGSWGEFRELHIQPDWLLIYKKTKDTLFLVRTGSHSDLFE; encoded by the coding sequence ATGAAAATTTCATTTCATAATCAGTTTAAAAATGATTTTAGAAAAGTTTCAAAGCATGGTAAAGATCCTCGAAAGCTTGAGAATGTAATTGAGTTAATTTGCAGTGAAGCCGTTTTGCCTGATAATTACAAAGACCACAGTTTAAAAGGCAGCTGGGGTGAATTCCGAGAATTACATATACAGCCCGACTGGCTGCTAATATACAAGAAGACTAAAGACACTTTGTTTTTAGTAAGAACCGGTTCACATAGCGATCTGTTCGAATAA
- a CDS encoding type II toxin-antitoxin system RelB/DinJ family antitoxin, which translates to MSKNSTIQVRIDSQIKQDAREVLGELNMSISEAVGLFLKQVTLHKGMPFEVRIPNQTTIDAMNEVNSGKGLTASDSVSGLMKDIND; encoded by the coding sequence ATGAGCAAAAATTCAACAATACAAGTCAGAATAGATTCGCAAATCAAGCAGGATGCCAGAGAGGTGCTGGGAGAGCTGAATATGTCTATTTCGGAGGCTGTCGGCCTCTTTCTAAAGCAGGTTACGCTTCATAAGGGTATGCCTTTTGAAGTTAGGATACCTAATCAGACTACAATAGACGCTATGAACGAAGTTAATTCCGGCAAAGGGCTTACTGCTTCAGATTCTGTTTCAGGGCTTATGAAAGATATCAATGATTAA
- the lepB gene encoding signal peptidase I, with product MKKTPLAAFAGAIEWIVVALVFALIFRGFVVEAFKIPTGSMAPTLRGDHFHLTCHQCGKQFDVGFQAGRNRNPNIAKFTKCPVCGYLQRVAARRTGGDRILVLKSLYQFREPERWDVFVFKNPTEPNINYIKRLVGLPGETIHLYDGDLFIDGEIARKPERVLEEMWMPVYSSDFLPARPDQPKFSKDGAKWERPLKEEGGNWSYSRQGRIISCSSEGISELQYDSDTGNGFGAYYAYNASPAYPGEICSDLKMEYQAQVSGDTLKVGASIRKYGRVYRGLVDLEKQKMFLIKSYSGKEQVLASRDIPELEGERSVPLSFNNADYRLSLSFGECSLEHILGSKIGDIGKARDNRKPQISLLSSGDAVFRHINIWRDMHYITYGVKRGDEPFELGEDEFFACGDNSPSSADSRLWDIEGIGNNGDRFPIGVVPREYVSGRAFMVYWPGSLKFKPEGKLPIPNIGQMRLIYGG from the coding sequence TTGAAAAAAACACCATTAGCAGCATTTGCAGGCGCCATTGAATGGATAGTAGTGGCTCTGGTATTTGCCCTTATTTTCAGGGGATTCGTTGTAGAGGCGTTCAAAATCCCTACCGGCAGTATGGCACCGACCCTCCGCGGCGACCACTTCCACCTCACCTGCCATCAATGCGGAAAGCAGTTTGACGTGGGCTTTCAGGCGGGGAGAAACAGAAACCCCAATATAGCAAAATTCACCAAGTGTCCGGTATGCGGGTATCTGCAGCGGGTAGCAGCACGGAGAACAGGCGGAGACAGGATTCTCGTACTCAAGAGCCTTTATCAATTCCGCGAGCCGGAGAGATGGGACGTATTCGTATTCAAAAATCCCACAGAGCCGAATATAAACTATATCAAAAGGCTTGTTGGCCTTCCCGGGGAAACCATACACCTCTACGACGGGGATCTGTTCATTGACGGGGAGATAGCAAGAAAGCCCGAGAGGGTTTTAGAGGAGATGTGGATGCCGGTTTACAGCAGCGATTTTCTCCCCGCAAGACCTGATCAGCCGAAATTCAGCAAGGACGGAGCCAAATGGGAAAGGCCGCTTAAAGAGGAAGGCGGAAATTGGAGCTATTCGCGGCAAGGCAGAATAATATCCTGCTCCAGCGAAGGCATCTCTGAGCTCCAATATGATTCAGATACGGGCAACGGCTTCGGCGCATACTACGCATATAACGCTTCACCCGCCTACCCGGGGGAAATATGCAGCGATTTGAAGATGGAATATCAGGCTCAAGTGAGCGGGGATACGCTCAAAGTTGGAGCGAGCATCAGGAAATACGGACGGGTTTACAGGGGGCTGGTGGATTTAGAGAAGCAGAAAATGTTTCTCATTAAGAGCTACAGCGGCAAGGAACAGGTGCTTGCGAGCAGAGACATACCGGAGCTTGAAGGGGAAAGATCAGTGCCTCTGAGCTTCAACAATGCGGACTACCGTTTGAGCCTCAGTTTTGGCGAATGCAGCCTTGAGCATATACTCGGCAGCAAAATCGGCGACATAGGCAAAGCAAGGGACAACAGAAAACCCCAGATATCACTGCTGAGCTCGGGAGATGCAGTATTCAGGCATATAAACATCTGGCGGGATATGCATTATATTACGTACGGCGTTAAGCGCGGGGATGAGCCCTTTGAGCTTGGCGAGGATGAATTTTTCGCTTGCGGGGATAACAGCCCCAGCAGCGCAGACTCAAGGCTCTGGGACATTGAAGGAATAGGCAACAACGGAGACAGATTCCCCATAGGCGTTGTGCCGAGGGAGTATGTATCGGGCAGGGCATTTATGGTTTACTGGCCGGGGAGCCTGAAATTCAAACCTGAAGGCAAATTGCCGATTCCCAATATCGGACAGATGCGTCTCATCTACGGCGGATAA
- the ptsP gene encoding phosphoenolpyruvate--protein phosphotransferase, translating into MHHKKLLCDIGELNHLFRDSVSVQNFLQKIVSLVQKHLQTDVCSIYLYDDAEKVLTLKATVGLKESSINSVKLSLGEGIAGKALEQKELINVSKASEHPDFRSFEGINEEFFDCFLAVPVLRGIERIGVLTLQRKPDCIFDEADQIACTAVASQIGNMIENARFLMAMDSGADSSLNSVEAAPRLEDSGKQHFIKGKSASKGLARSKSKLIDKKRSFKSLKTKDYAKNFTVDDFRQAIQATSQQLETLQKKVEDRLDDAASLIFSSHLLILKDKSFISKVERLISEDGQNAPEAVVEVSKSYIEIFSGSENIFIREKANDVEDIALRIIDNMLSDSEYESNLSGRIVIARDLFPSDLLRLSGENAAGVVLVSGGVTSHLSILANSLGMPVVIANRSELTELPDGTDILLDADAGNLYVNPDKEVLEEFNKSISARKAVEEGRIDLGRGAETLDGKRINLYANINLLSDVKLAAKMNCAGVGLYRTEFPFIVRSSFPTEQEQFVVYKKLVDQMKGRQVTFRTLDVGGDKMLSYYHDAAEKNPAIGLRSIRFSLREKDIFIQQIRAILRAGARADVGIMFPMISSLDEFDMSRSIVNECREKLEAEGLEHNPNPKVGIMVELPSVVEQIDEFAQEADFFSIGTNDFVQFMLGVDRTNEMVENFYIPHHPSVLRALKRIIDACRRADKPVSICGMMAAEPTLTAFLVGIGLTDMSVTPASLPPLKRRIAQLDSEKCRKFAEEILSKSRASEIDKMLEKGI; encoded by the coding sequence ATGCATCACAAAAAGCTTCTGTGCGACATAGGCGAATTGAACCACCTGTTCAGGGACAGCGTGAGTGTGCAGAATTTCCTTCAGAAGATAGTAAGTCTTGTGCAGAAGCACCTCCAAACCGACGTATGCTCCATCTATTTGTATGATGATGCAGAGAAGGTGCTCACCCTCAAAGCTACTGTGGGGCTCAAGGAAAGCTCTATAAACTCCGTTAAGCTCTCTCTGGGCGAGGGGATTGCCGGCAAGGCCCTGGAGCAAAAGGAGCTTATAAACGTATCAAAGGCCTCAGAGCACCCTGATTTTCGTTCATTTGAGGGGATAAACGAAGAGTTCTTCGACTGCTTTCTCGCAGTTCCAGTGCTCAGGGGCATAGAGCGGATCGGTGTTTTAACCCTGCAGAGAAAGCCCGACTGCATATTCGACGAGGCAGACCAGATCGCCTGCACAGCTGTTGCATCACAGATTGGAAATATGATTGAAAATGCCCGCTTCCTTATGGCAATGGACAGCGGAGCAGACAGCAGCCTGAATTCTGTGGAGGCCGCCCCGAGGCTTGAAGATTCCGGCAAACAGCATTTCATAAAGGGAAAATCTGCATCCAAGGGGCTTGCCAGGTCTAAGTCTAAGCTTATTGACAAGAAAAGAAGCTTTAAGAGCCTCAAAACCAAAGACTATGCTAAGAATTTTACCGTTGATGATTTTCGTCAGGCCATTCAGGCCACAAGTCAGCAGCTTGAAACGCTTCAGAAAAAGGTTGAAGACAGGCTCGATGATGCGGCCTCTCTGATTTTCTCCTCGCATCTTTTAATCCTGAAAGACAAGTCTTTTATAAGCAAGGTTGAAAGGCTGATAAGCGAGGACGGCCAAAACGCTCCGGAAGCGGTTGTCGAGGTATCAAAAAGCTATATCGAAATATTCTCCGGCTCAGAGAACATCTTCATTCGCGAGAAGGCAAATGATGTGGAGGATATAGCTCTTCGCATTATAGACAATATGCTCAGTGATTCGGAGTATGAGAGCAATCTGAGCGGTCGTATCGTTATAGCGAGGGATCTTTTCCCCTCCGATCTTCTTCGTCTCAGCGGCGAGAATGCTGCCGGCGTGGTGCTGGTGAGCGGGGGGGTTACAAGCCATCTTTCGATCCTCGCCAATTCGCTTGGTATGCCGGTGGTTATCGCAAATCGCTCAGAACTTACCGAACTTCCCGACGGAACCGACATCCTCCTTGATGCTGATGCGGGGAATCTCTACGTAAACCCTGATAAGGAAGTGCTGGAGGAGTTTAATAAGAGCATCTCTGCGAGAAAGGCTGTAGAAGAGGGCAGGATAGACCTCGGACGCGGGGCTGAAACCCTCGACGGCAAGAGGATCAACCTCTACGCAAACATAAACCTGCTCAGCGATGTTAAGCTTGCAGCAAAGATGAACTGTGCGGGGGTAGGTCTGTACAGAACTGAATTCCCGTTCATCGTCCGCAGCAGCTTCCCCACAGAGCAGGAGCAGTTCGTGGTTTACAAAAAGCTCGTTGACCAGATGAAGGGAAGGCAGGTAACATTCAGAACGCTTGATGTTGGGGGCGATAAGATGCTTTCCTACTACCACGATGCAGCGGAGAAAAATCCTGCAATCGGGCTTAGAAGCATTCGCTTTTCTCTCAGAGAGAAGGATATATTTATTCAGCAGATCAGGGCTATCCTCCGCGCAGGGGCGAGAGCTGATGTCGGGATTATGTTTCCGATGATAAGTTCGCTGGATGAGTTTGATATGTCCCGCAGTATTGTGAATGAATGCAGGGAAAAGCTGGAGGCTGAGGGGCTGGAGCATAATCCAAACCCGAAGGTTGGGATAATGGTTGAGCTTCCAAGTGTTGTTGAGCAGATTGATGAATTTGCCCAAGAGGCAGACTTCTTCTCCATCGGAACTAATGATTTCGTGCAGTTTATGCTCGGAGTTGACAGGACAAATGAGATGGTGGAAAATTTCTACATCCCGCATCACCCATCTGTTCTCAGGGCATTGAAGAGGATTATCGATGCCTGCCGCAGGGCGGATAAGCCTGTGAGCATTTGCGGGATGATGGCCGCAGAACCAACCCTGACGGCGTTTCTGGTGGGCATAGGTCTTACTGATATGAGCGTAACGCCGGCTTCCCTCCCGCCGCTCAAACGCAGGATAGCCCAGCTCGACAGCGAAAAGTGCAGAAAATTTGCAGAAGAAATTCTGAGCAAATCAAGGGCAAGCGAAATAGACAAAATGCTTGAGAAAGGAATATGA
- a CDS encoding S8 family serine peptidase, with the protein MLKIFGYTILSAALAAALFGESIEPRSYGLMGFERSRSPEDVRMLLVGRCADINSGQSKDDFIPNTTLDIFSTSNLSWSDSIEPTGFSEHMNSICSLTAGEGSFLENGEFIEYNAPLSSTSIFIQEYWDFLAENVVEQEMKKPPDVLSISFGTTVENWWTKGAERLLQKYDIAGFASIGNGEKMGNNCLYPAASQNFIGVGAASAEDFPNFDSRFLGKAEYSSYSSDKRVVKPDFVAPGNFLVSNLHGEFVHTGSYSSFAAPAAASAACILLDSLQDYEYARIKGNKSNLIRALLTDTALKGSYWHKGQWDTSDDSTAVFDWQQGAGMINLAGAETRLAAGGQRPGEVSSAGWDAGVISGKRENLYIFEPEKKNGYISGSLCWKRFFNETFPFDPNEARNANLKLELWGIKHSGEKVLAAKSDSRHSNVEHIFHPISQNYKSYRFAVVFSDEESVESADKKVNFAFSWAEREVPANWKGWLDVNSDGLLDFGDIELMLSRLTSEEGGLDLNNDGSGNLIDIMPAMAEIMKKYE; encoded by the coding sequence ATGCTCAAAATATTCGGCTATACAATTTTATCCGCTGCACTTGCCGCAGCGTTATTCGGAGAGAGTATTGAGCCTCGTTCATACGGGCTGATGGGCTTTGAAAGGTCCCGCTCGCCTGAGGATGTTAGGATGCTCCTTGTAGGCAGGTGCGCAGATATAAACAGCGGGCAGTCTAAGGATGATTTCATCCCGAACACCACGCTCGATATCTTCAGCACCTCAAACTTGAGCTGGTCTGACAGTATAGAGCCAACGGGCTTTTCAGAGCATATGAATTCAATCTGCTCATTAACAGCAGGCGAGGGGAGCTTTTTGGAGAACGGGGAGTTTATAGAATACAACGCCCCGCTGAGCAGCACATCGATTTTTATACAGGAATACTGGGATTTCCTTGCGGAGAATGTGGTAGAGCAGGAAATGAAAAAGCCGCCGGACGTGCTGAGCATAAGCTTTGGTACAACAGTTGAAAACTGGTGGACAAAGGGAGCGGAAAGGCTCCTGCAAAAATATGATATTGCGGGTTTTGCGAGCATTGGCAACGGCGAAAAAATGGGCAACAACTGCTTGTACCCCGCCGCATCGCAGAATTTTATCGGCGTTGGGGCAGCATCCGCTGAAGACTTCCCGAACTTTGATTCAAGGTTTCTGGGCAAGGCGGAATATTCCTCCTACAGCAGCGATAAGCGGGTAGTGAAGCCGGACTTCGTTGCTCCCGGGAATTTCCTCGTTTCCAACCTCCATGGGGAATTCGTTCATACCGGCAGCTATTCGAGCTTTGCCGCACCGGCGGCAGCTTCTGCGGCCTGCATACTCCTTGATAGCCTCCAGGATTATGAATATGCCCGAATTAAGGGAAATAAAAGCAATCTGATACGTGCCCTGCTCACAGACACAGCCCTGAAAGGCAGCTACTGGCACAAAGGCCAATGGGACACCTCCGACGACAGTACGGCTGTTTTCGACTGGCAGCAGGGAGCAGGGATGATAAATCTGGCCGGCGCCGAAACAAGGCTTGCAGCGGGCGGGCAGCGCCCGGGCGAGGTGTCTTCGGCGGGCTGGGATGCCGGAGTGATATCGGGCAAAAGAGAAAATCTTTATATATTCGAACCTGAAAAGAAAAACGGGTATATCTCAGGGAGCCTTTGCTGGAAGAGGTTTTTCAACGAAACATTCCCCTTCGATCCGAACGAAGCCCGCAACGCAAACCTGAAACTCGAGCTCTGGGGAATTAAACACAGCGGAGAGAAGGTGTTGGCGGCCAAGAGCGACAGCAGACATTCCAACGTTGAACATATATTCCACCCTATAAGCCAAAATTACAAATCCTACCGGTTTGCTGTGGTTTTCAGCGATGAAGAATCCGTTGAATCCGCTGATAAGAAGGTAAATTTCGCATTCAGCTGGGCAGAGCGGGAAGTTCCGGCAAACTGGAAAGGCTGGCTGGATGTTAATTCAGACGGTCTGCTTGATTTCGGCGATATAGAGCTGATGCTCTCGCGGCTCACCAGCGAGGAAGGCGGGCTCGATCTAAACAACGACGGCAGCGGGAATCTCATCGATATTATGCCCGCTATGGCAGAAATAATGAAGAAATATGAATAG